A genomic window from Montipora capricornis isolate CH-2021 chromosome 8, ASM3666992v2, whole genome shotgun sequence includes:
- the LOC138059323 gene encoding 3'-5' exoribonuclease HELZ2-like isoform X2 — MGLLQSHTAGSHLDPSYEGRQEDKRASKPVSKAVEKKRGTDEEEDKFVTSAETVPEETVKYDEGGNGKTDYYAKVENKRKKNKRKKTRKKEKKKAARQKPEHASSSDQTPLPNTQPQSSDEISADDNSRDTHSVNLGTDITLGYSFSRLPSGVLVAAVIGDEEDALSDGFTEVRRSRRTLGQSSKASTSKPPATYPKTQLESQLPQTASAGKRDILHSQSMLTPQSSSDKIIKMNRADHEKKGIKNQNSSKAPNSPTFEEFSTRENRLSQMSGQGSIITSYSVVGNGSKVTCLKSSLPTTSQSQQSTTINSKQSYQGLPLSNYSNTGSSCLPPTTALTTVSSSTHFTDTSINLPNLNYDQRPLLNTIPENVFVVCEHCLRGQPAPSSRICATCKHSERHSLLRFAVWNTITYHWRPIRPYPASKVPPKVTLDVCRHFAAHRPCPKESCTFPHGKEESAMWTMERQGTLPTPQQIIAAKRFQTMQSMSTGDFATSHFPEQIADNQRQKNASTASSSLSLSSLNEFPGLEDVSLKNSDSYVPIFSARSTPVEASGKGVSQISLTAPAIKLSRDNAEDISSDTQRCTTPNVTQSQDTSENEVLKEKSQTDVMQSIASSAWSSDPTGRSTATLFSETSRNHSNHVSSFENITEQSPDLVSDCRRIPKNVVVVCKHFLHKNSKRPASVNEMVKACKGCENRSKLEYAIWNDSNKDWQIIRPYPKKVPANVAFTVCRQYSMNVLCLRLPCSFAHGEDEQLMWTLERERALPTPRETLTGSPGKATTEATLSNTRLQYRPSPPGVTNGVYKLCRSCYTRERCRFGRGCIFAHSSKEIKEWEQEYRRKEGEKRMKVLKDSEEIVSIELTSAILKGPPEDLVQDLAGVNITCTPSELSVKLQDSNDVHRFQWTFTLLFETKDMGCLRHVLLLYKYHDVYQLSEISVGCYEETDGLQSYTSCYTTHLTGFWYKTPEVKSSGRLRVSLTVSFASSLFGSFDQCVVFDFGKKPYLVQKLNADVHSENSALAIGPCNVPSSAIWNERSLQVVRFFPESFEALQGMHWSRVYSLREDLKLPDEELSRSNYKKIMHALLHVEEGFMKAEIARYTLNNVQLHARLNISDEMTGMKCAVDNELFGILHLQEEDALRPDDAAGRLLYRNVNSVWLQLSESNSNKVYEAPVEKVESESVVLRLASKICSEFSLFDTCDVNVNAQFQLNRWPICEMHASVDRLTSGQLERFVFPAPRAPLAVSNEVSIRWDWLLDKRLNERQKEVIKRIALREYNAPPLVVFGPFGTGKTFTLNQAVRLLVQMDKSHRILLCTHSNRAADIHVELLHKYLTEQNGAPAARPLRIYQPMRRLETASKVARKYCLIKDGEFKLPSRDNLLEHRVIITTLSTSKVLLDLHVFHGFFTYILIDEAAQALEPEALKPLVFAAPNTKVVFTGDHMQMSPEVYSPQARQLGLQKSLAERLFDLYSREDEEHSKWKSNVLFLTENYRCHKEILNFPSYNFYGDKLIARGCHLQPAHPTYGPLLFFSARGREKKEHDNSYINMSEVDEVVKRVKEVANHWPTHEWGQKKLSEIAVLSSYRYQVQAIRNRLRKDRAFTDVKVDTIHNVQGEEFRVLFISTVRTFHTCKPQEQQLPESGVDRQLYWEFLSDPKLLNTAVTRARCLVAVVGDPVSLCTVGNCRVIWKDFIKRCNQSGGLYGTTMAKLETELNAAIASIQLNPDAQSFVPNAPLMPQPEVNTSASEEHKVFSCQEAVETTRDKENGSNVLQERKEDENEIDVEKNRRDRSCSTMAAIEHEQRKEEESEVQDEEGGEDEADQGTLEIEDLQDDFIDDETLLPRDIDEIILAFVRECKRTKQLDDDRREMFQDSEFPSLEASRSKALRIHSAEKVQYHSFKDTGEFTDLCPEIRVVNGRVEVRLTNLGLYKSPSERAQRIIASSREQEFLDPSVLCELLRKEPQKYIVCNLRLSPEKPQLGYAEVEDTTTLDIQIKGRVRQAFDRDKVVLELLNPTTTDSSKVNENEPKIQGKIVGVLEHIISPHERQFVCTTDYENPSVMVPINKSATKLVNLTDKACKGIPIYKKDQNNRATRVRILKREDVLSGKFLFVVKYLQWRRDCLYPLAMVARELPRGEDLKSSMEITYAERGIRRAFKKDTLKYVTENFPSNWSIPKKEYSSRPKVSEAFTIDPPKSLDLDDALTIEESSLSTFLIGIHIADVSFFVQPDSPLDQEAFLRCTSYYPGEGDENIPMLPRELSENHCSLLPEKDRLAVSVFVTLDEEGRITKEPNVKRTIVTSCCRLNYTEAQGIIEKREESIRSVPINIAEKIRQLSSLAQKRRRKRLGDSAFDHWQNEGIEEIVEAHEMVEEMMLLANEEVAKILSEKNSDLAPLRIQLPPKDHKLGEWIEKHRKYAGLSFHYAKVLQGNSQSVKLLNSEKTAVKIQSWVWSAIYQAVVSCDIAKVYKLICNEANHPQLAAARSHFRQIQSGAKFVCEGDTPPSNIQHYSLGMRSYTQFTSPIRRYMDIVVHRRLLGLQKGSQYGGNMSKDEISKVCRRSNYMHDNSRKFERDCKRIRMASKLQQHCHETRVFIDSIDRNSINLHILKAEDDNLAGKQKRLLLSHLNPVELKQQEDFDVILKWRFRKYKAPDANDRFNWAGEESYCHTQNPVVEILSDDWLRIMDAVRSNDDSSLASIIKKIEARLKITSPLHEMDEPHKPAFSNKVGPYKHPHFGDSDPQFFIDPKSHYYEKQLAMRKYDFFSVQLCPHMIRGILVPDIQLFKVNPHLNICIEHRRYPRESFAHTARHQASRERYETIDEYIQAWKPVLAMEAATGAVKENDGFVIEQVSIEWKKEKGVLHGTVSLPGSYCRDRQLEFHPGDLVCARVPYSKTDSSSPNEPSNDKMSGNYCDKHQRSCNVWVGHCIIDKESKEVKQKVKITMDLHQASSNEPDGLTDGSGSHRSTLEIMHTSLPQRRMYAALCTQLKDSSELVHAICKGEEAAEEKVCDKIPCNLSLRQHGFKILNQFQEAAVKEALSKPFTLIQGPPGTGKTVTGVHIAYWFVEKNKCSKSYKVWEKGLGQTEKEESSKAPPQVIYCGPSNKAVDVVTEYLMKIPSLKILRVYSDQVEQKEFPIPNTLKPARTTRSDDELKISNEKVRSVSLHHVIRSPGCRFGQDLRQFEEEFAAQRRRGENIGGEEAKKYRKLISQAERWALEKSGAQIILCTCATAGSPRIISSCDNIQECIVDECGMCMETESLVPITSSGARQVVLIGDHKQLQPVIQDHVAKTLGLSVSMFERHSKRAMMLKLQYRMHKGICEFPSKQFYDGELQTADVVKARDPSPITFWPAMIQQQRDIPIVFCHVEGQEESSPIATAESSEESKWNMKEVQKAVFVAKHIANHYRPQVRMSDVVILSPYREQRSKISERLKGAYEEILVTTVTKSQGSEWDYVIISLVRSMEKDEIDLEPTQSWLREHLGFLTDEHQMNVALTRARKGLCIIGNKHLLGMDKMWAELLQHYEENHCLVEENWPWS; from the exons AAAacgaggaagaaagagaagaaaaaagcgGCAAGACAGAAACCGGAACATGCTTCTAGTTCAG ATCAGACACCACTACCAAACACCCAACCCCAGTCATCTGATGAAATTTCAGCGGACGACAATTCTAGAGACACGCACTCAGTCAATTTAGGAACCGACATAACCCTGGGATACTCTTTTTCTCGATTACCTTCTGGAGTGCTTGTGGCGGCTGTTATTGGTGACGAGGAAGACGCATTATCTGATGGGTTTACTGAAGTAAGACGCTCTCGGCGTACACTTGGCCAGTCTTCAAAAGCAAGTACAAGTAAGCCACCTGCGACATACCCCAAGACCCAGTTGGAAAGCCAGCTTCCACAAACAGCTTCAGCCGGAAAAAGAGACATTTTGCATTCACAGTCAATGCTAACGCCCCAGTCAAGTTCTGACAAGATCATAAAAATGAACCGTGCAGATCACGAAAAGAAAGgaataaaaaatcaaaattcaagTAAAGCACCAAATTCCCCGACTTTTGAGGAATTCTCAACCCGGGAAAATCGTTTGTCACAAATGTCAGGTCAGGGCTCCATAATTACGTCTTACTCTGTTGTTGGGAATGGCTCAAAGGTAACGTGTTTGAAGTCGTCGCTTCCAACTACCTCACAAAGTCAACAGTCAACGACCATTAACTCCAAGCAATCGTACCAAGGGCTTCCTCTCAGCAATTACTCCAATACAGGCTCATCCTGTTTACCGCCGACAACAGCTTTAACCACTGTTAGCTCTTCCACACATTTCACTGATACTAGCATCAATTTACCAAACCTCAATTATGACCAACGACCGCTCCTTAATACGATTCCTGAAAATGTATTTGTAGTATGTGAACACTGTCTGCGAGGACAACCTGCTCCGTCGTCGAGAATCTGTGCCACTTGTAAACATTCTGAGAGGCACAGCCTTTTACGGTTTGCTGTCTGGAACACCATTACGTATCATTGGCGACCAATAAGACCATATCCTGCTTCTAAGGTCCCACCAAAAGTCACTTTGGATGTGTGCCGACATTTTGCGGCACACAGGCCTTGTCCAAAGGAATCATGCACCTTTCCTCATGGCAAAGAGGAATCCGCTATGTGGACAATGGAACGCCAAGGAA CCCTTCCGACACCTCAACAAATTATTGCAGCTAAGCGATTTCAGACAATGCAGTCCATGTCAACTGGGGATTTTGCCACTTCACATTTTCCAGAACAGATCGCAGACAACCAACGCCAGAAAAATGCTTCAACAGCCTCTTCAAGCCTGTCCCTGTCGAGTTTGAACGAATTCCCTGGCTTAGAAGACGTTTCCTTGAAAAACTCTGATTCATATGTTCCGATCTTTTCTGCTCGGTCCACGCCTGTTGAGGCCTCCGGAAAAGGTGTTTCACAAATAAGCCTGACAGCACCTGCCATAAAGCTGTCCCGTGACAATGCAGAAGATATTTCTTCCGACACTCAAAGATGCACAACACCCAACGTAACCCAGTCACAAGACACAAGCGAAAATGAGGTATTGAAGGAAAAGAGTCAAACAGACGTCATGCAGAGTATCGCTTCGTCTGCATGGAGTTCCGACCCAACAGGGAGATCTACAGCTACTCTTTTTTCTGAAACCAGTCGCAATCATAGCAACCATGTGTCATCTTTTGAAAATATCACAGAGCAATCACCTGACTTGGTTAGTGATTGTAGAAGGATACCAAAGAATGTGGTTGTCGTTTGCAAACACTTCCTTCACAAGAATAGCAAGCGACCAGCTAGCGTAAATGAAATGGTTAAAGCCTGCAAAGGGTGCGAGAACCGGTCAAAACTAGAGTATGCAATATGGAATGACAGCAACAAAGACTGGCAGATAATTAGGCCATATCCAAAGAAGGTCCCTGCCAATGTGGCGTTCACAGTGTGTCGGCAATACTCCATGAACGTCCTCTGCTTAAGATTACCGTGCTCGTTTGCTCACGGAGAGGATGAACAGCTCATGTGGACTTTAGAAAGAGAAAGAG CTCTCCCTACTCCACGAGAAACTCTGACTGGATCGCCTGGGAAGGCAACCACAGAGGCAACCCTTTCTAATACACGCTTGCAGTATAGACCTTCCCCTCCTGGAGTGACAAATGGCGTTTACAAGTTATGCAGAAG TTGCTACACTCGAGAACGGTGCAGGTTTGGGCGAGGATGTATCTTTGCCCATAGCAGCAAGGAAATAAAAGAATGGGAACAAGAATACCGACGAAAAGAGGGGGAAAAACGGATGAAAGTCCTTAAAGACAGTGAAGAAATTGTTTCCATTGAATTAACATCAGCAATCTTGAAAGGACCCCCGGAAGAT CTTGTGCAGGATCTCGCAGGAGTCAATATCACCTGCACTCCTTCGGAACTCAGCGTGAAACTTCAAGACAGTAATGACGTCCACAGATTCCAGTGGACATTCACCCTTCTGTTTGAG ACAAAGGATATGGGATGCCTTCGCCACGTTCTGCTACTTTATAAATACCACGATGTCTATCAGCTGTCTGAAATAAGCGTGGGCTGTTATGAGGAGACAGACGGCCTCCAAAGTTACACTTCATGTTATACTACCCACCTTACAGGATTCTGGTACAAAACACCCGAAGTCAAATCATCTGGGCGCTTGAGAGTTTCCCTCACTGTCTCATTCGCATCGTCACTGTTTGGAAGCTTTGATCAATGCGTCGTTTTCGACTTTGGAAAAAAACCTTACCTGGTGCAAAAGCTTAACGCAGATGTACACAGCGAGAATTCCGCACTTGCAATTGGTCCTTGTAATGTTCCTTCTTCTGCAATCTGGAACGAAAGGTCCTTGCAAGTGGTTAGGTTCTTTCCTGAATCGTTTGAAGCTCTCCAAGGCATGCACTGGTCGAGAGTTTACAGCCTTCGGGAAGATTTAAAGTTACCTGATGAAGAATTAAGTCGCAGCAATTACAAGAAAATTATGCATGCATTATTGCATGTGGAGGAGGGCTTCATGAAGGCTGAAATTGCACG ATACACTCTGAATAACGTACAATTGCATGCACGATTGAACATCTCTGATGAGATGACAGGAATGAAGTGTGCAGTGGATAATGAGCTTTTCGGAATCCTCCATCTGCAAGAGGAAGATGCCTTGAGACCTGATGATGCTGCCGGACGACTCCTCTACCGTAATGTAAACTCCGTGtggctacaactgtcagaaagCAACTCCAACAAAGTATACGAGGCTCCTGTTGAGAAAGTCGAGAGTGAAAGTGTTGTGCTGAGACTGGCATCCAagatttgctctgaatttagtCTTTTTGACACCTGTGATGTTAACGTTAATGCCCAGTTCCAGTTAAACCGATGGCCAATTTGTGAAATGCACGCGTCTGTTGATAGGCTTACATCAGGCCAGTTGGAACGATTTGTTTTCCCAGCGCCAAGGGCTCCTTTGGCTGTCAGTAATGAA GTCTCAATTCGTTGGGATTGGCTTCTAGATAAGCGACTAAATGAACGTCAAAAGGAGGTCATCAAGAGAATAGCTCTTCGGGAGTACAACGCCCCACCTCTTGTAGTCTTTGGCCCTTTTGGTACAGGAAAGACGTTCACTCTGAATCAAGCTGTCCGTCTACTGGTGCAGATGGACAAGTCACACAGAATCCTTCTTTGTACCCACTCAAATCGCGCAGCTGATATTCATGTGGAATTACTGCATAAGTACTTGACAGAACAGAACGGTGCACCAGCAGCAAGGCCATTGAGAATATATCAACCTATGAGAAG GTTGGAGACTGCATCCAAAGTAGCGAGGAAATACTGTTTGATCAAAGACGGGGAGTTCAAGCTTCCTTCTCGGGACAACCTTCTTGAACATCGAGTAATAATCACTACTCTGAGTACATCTAAGGTGCTTCTAGACCTGCACGTTTTCCACGGTTTCTTCACTTACATTCTAATTGATGAGGCCGCTCAAGCACTTGAACCCGAGGCTTTGAAACCGCTGGTCTTTGCCGCCCCTAACACAAAAGTTGTTTTTACTGGAGATCACATGCAG atgaGCCCAGAGGTTTATTCACCGCAAGCAAGACAACTAGGCCTGCAAAAATCCTTGGCAGAACGCCTGTTTGACCTCTACAGCCGAGAAGATGAAGAACATTCAAAGTGGAAATCCAATGTCTTGTTTCTAACTGAGAATTATCGCTGCCACAAAGAAATTCTCAACTTTCCTTCGTACAACTTTTATGGTGATAAACTGATTGCTCGAGGTTGTCATCTGCAGCCAGCACACCCAACGTACGgtcctttgcttttcttttcggCGCGCGGAAGGGAAAAGAAAGAGCACGATAATTCCTATATCAACATGTCCGAGGTTGATGAGGTCGTCAAAAGGGTGAAAGAAGTTGCAAACCACTGGCCAACTCATGAATGGGGCCAGAAGAAGTTATCTGAGATCGCAGTTCTATCCTCTTATCGTTATCAG GTCCAAGCTATTCGAAATAGACTGAGAAAGGACAGAGCTTTTACGGATGTGAAGGTGGACACAATCCATAATGTCCAAG GGGAGGAATTCCGAGTGCTTTTTATTAGCACCGTCCGTACATTTCACACCTGTAAGCCACAGGAGCAGCAGTTACCTGAAAGTGGAGTTGATCGGCAATTGTACTGGGAATTTTTGTCCGATCCAAAACTATTGAATACAGCAGTCACAAGAGCGAGATGTTTGGTGGCCGTTGTTGGTGATCCCGTATCGCTTTGTACCGTTGGAAACTGTCGCGTCATTTGGAAAGACTTCATTAAAAGATGCAATCAAAGTGGTGGACTCTATGGGACAACAATGGCTAAACTTGAGACCGAGCTAAACGCCGCCATCGCCAGCATTCAGCTCAACCCAGATGCACAGTCGTTTGTTCCAAATGCTCCATTAATGCCACAACCAGAAGTTAACACAAGCGCAAGTGAAGAACACAAGGTTTTCAGTTGTCAGGAAGCTGTTGAAACAACAAGAGATAAGGAAAATGGTTCAAATGTTCTCcaggaaagaaaagaagacgAAAATGAAATAGATGTTGAAAAGAATAGGCGAGACCGGTCATGTTCCACCATGGCTGCCATCGAGCACGAACAAAGAAAAGAGGAAGAGAGTGAAGTCCAAGATGAAGAAGGGGGCGAAGATGAGGCTGATCAGGGCACTCTAGAGATTGAGGACCTCCAAGATGACTTTATCGATGATGAGACTTTACTTCCCAGAGATATAGATGAAATTATTTTAGCATTTGTAAGAGAATGCAAAAGGACCAAACAGCTAGACGATGATAGGAGGGAAATGTTTCAGGATTCGGAATTCCCATCACTAGAAGCTTCCAGATCCAAGGCCCTCAGAATCCATTCCGCTGAGAAGGTGCAGTATCACTCATTTAAGGACACGGGCGAATTCACAGATCTGTGCCCTGAAATTCGGGTTGTCAACGGTCGAGTTGAAGTGCGTCTTACAAACCTTGGCCTTTACAAGTCTCCCTCCGAAAGGGCTCAGCGAATTATAGCTTCTTCAAGGGAACAAGAATTTCTAGATCCTTCTGTCCTTTGTGAACTACTGCGAAAGGAACCTCAAAAGTACATTGTCTGTAATCTTCGCCTAAGTCCCGAAAAACCCCAATTAGGATATGCCGAGGTTGAAGACACAACAACTCTGGACATCCAGATCAAGGGAAGAGTTCGCCAGGCCTTTGACAGAGACAAGGTCGTCTTAGAGCTTCTTAATCCTACCACAACAGACAGCTCAAAGGTGAATGAAAATGAGCCAAAAATCCAAGGAAAAATCGTTG GGGTTCTAGAACACATCATAAGTCCACATGAACGCCAATTTGTCTGCACTACAGATTACGAAAACCCTTCTGTGATGGTGCCCATCAACAAGTCGGCCACAAAACTGGTAAATCTTACAGATAAGGCTTGCAAGGGTATACCAATCTACAAGAAAGATCAAAATAACAGAGCCACTAGGGTCAGAATATTGAAAAGAGAAGATGTACTCAGTGGGAAGTTCCTGTTTGTCGTAAAATACCTTCAGTGGAGACGAGATTGCCTCTACCCTTTGGCAATGGTAGCTAGGGAATTGCCTCGAGGAGAAGACTTGAAGAGTAGTATGGAGATTACGTACGCCGAGCGTGGAATTAGGAGGGCTTTCAAGAAAGATACGTTGAAATATGTGACGGAAAACTTTCCATCCAATTGGTCCATTCCCAAAAAAGAGTATTCCAGTCGCCCTAAGGTTAGCGAAGCCTTTACTATCGATCCTCCGAAGTCTTTGGATCTGGATGATGCCCTGACCATAGAGGAAAGCTCGTTATCCACCTTTCTAATAGGAATCCACATTGCGGATGTCAGTTTCTTTGTTCAGCCAGACTCTCCACTCGATCAGGAAGCATTCTTGAGATGCACATCATATTACCCTGGTGAAGGAGACGAAAATATTCCCATGCTACCGCGAGAGCTAAGTGAAAATCACTGCAGTCTTTTACCAGAAAAGGATCGTCTGGCAGTGTCTGTTTTCGTGACGCTCGACGAGGAAGGAAGGATCACCAAAGAGCCAAACGTGAAACGCACGATTGTCACGTCTTGCTGCCGGCTAAATTACACTGAAGCTCAAGGAATCATAGAGAAAAGGGAAGAGAGCATCAGAAGCGTACCTATAAATATTGCAGAAAAGATCAGGCAATTAAGCTCTCTCGCCCAGAAAAGAAGACGTAAAAGGTTGGGAGACAGTGCTTTTGATCACTGGCAAAACGAAGGGATTGAAGAAATTGTTGAAGCACATGAAATGGTCGAGGAAATGATGCTTCTAGCCAACGAGGAAGTTGCAAAGATTCTTTCAGAAAAAAACTCCGACTTGGCGCCTTTAAGAATTCAGCTGCCTCCCAAGGACCACAAACTGGGTGAATGGATTGAGAAGCACCGTAAATACGCCGGATTATCATTTCATTATGCAAAAGTCTTGCAGGGGAATTCACAGTCCGTTAAGCTACTGAATTCTGAGAAGACCGCTGTCAAAATCCAGAGCTGGGTGTGGAGTGCAATTTATCAGGCTGTGGTGTCCTGTGACATCGCCAAGGTTTATAAACTGATTTGCAACGAAGCGAACCACCCTCAACTTGCGGCAGCACGATCCCATTTCCGACAGATTCAGTCCGGGGCGAAGTTTGTCTGTGAAGGTGACACACCCCCTTCAAATATTCAGCACTATTCACTTGGTATGCGATCTTACACACAGTTTACGTCTCCAATCAGAAGATACATGGATATCGTAGTCCATCGTCGTCTACTCGGTTTGCAGAAGGGCAGCCAATATGGTGGAAACATGTCAAAGGATGAGATTTCAAAAGTTTGTCGCCGCTCCAATTACATGCACGACAACTCGCGCAAATTTGAGAGGGATTGTAAAAGGATACGTATGGCATCAAAGCTTCAACAGCATTGCCATGAAACGCGCGTTTTTATTGACTCAATTGATCGGAATTCCATAAATCTTCACATTTTAAAGGCAGAGGACGATAACCTCGCAGGGAAACAAAAACGGTTGCTCCTAAGTCACCTCAACCCGGTGGAGCTAAAACAACAAGAAGACTTCGATGTCATTCTTAAGTGGAGGTTTAGAAAGTACAAAGCACCAGATGCCAACGACCGTTTCAACTGGGCAGGTGAAGAAAGCTACTGTCACACTCAGAATCCAGTAGTGGAAATTCTTTCCGATGATTGGCTTCGTATAATGGATGCTGTTAGGTCAAACGACGACAGCAGCCTTGCAAGCATAATCAAGAAAATTGAAGCTCGTCTAAAAATCACGTCTCCATTGCATGAAATGGATGAACCTCATAAACCCGCATTTTCTAACAAAGTTGGGCCTTACAAGCATCCTCATTTTGGCGACTCTGATCCTCAGTTTTTCATCGATCCAAAGTCTCACTATTACGAGAAGCAGTTGGCCATGAGAAAGTACGATTTCTTCTCTGTGCAACTCTGTCCTCATATGATACGAGGAATTCTGGTGCCTGATATTCAGTTGTTCAAGGTAAACCCGCACCTAAATATCTGTATCGAGCACCGAAGATACCCACGCGAGTCGTTTGCACATACAGCTAGACACCAGGCGTCAAGAGAGCGGTATGAAACAATTGACGAGTACATTCAGGCTTGGAAGCCTGTTCTTGCGATGGAAGCCGCCACAGGGGCTGTCAAGGAGAATGACGGGTTCGTTATTGAACAAGTGAGCATTGAATGGAAGAAGGAGAAAGGTGTTCTCCATGGCACAGTATCTCTTCCAGGGTCCTACTGCCGTGATCGTCAACTGGAGTTTCATCCTGGGGATCTGGTATGTGCCCGCGTCCCTTATTCCAAAACGGACTCATCGTCGCCCAATGAACCGTCAAACGATAAG atgtccgGGAACTACTGCGATAAACATCAACGCAGCTGTAACGTCTGGGTAGGACACTGCATTATTgataaagaaagcaaagaagtaAAGCAAAAGGTTAAAATCACAATGGACCTGCACCAGGCATCTTCAAATGAACCAGACGGACTCACCGACGGAAGCGGCAGTCACAGGAGTACTCTTGAGATTATGCACACAAGTCTTCCTCAAAG ACGAATGTATGCAGCACTATGCACCCAACTGAAAGATTCATCGGAGCTAGTTCACGCCATTTGCAAAGGAGAAGAAGCAGCAGAAG AAAAAGTTTGCGACAAAATCCCTTGCAACTTGTCTTTGAGACAACATGGctttaaaatattaaaccaGTTTCAAGAAGCAGCTGTAAAGGAGGCACTGTCCAAGCCATTCACTCTTATTCAGGGTCCCCCAG GTACTGGTAAAACTGTGACTGGCGTGCACATAGCTTACTGGTTCgtagaaaaaaataaatgttcgAAATCGTACAAGGTTTGGGAAAAAGGCCTAGGACAAACAGAGAAGGAAGAATCTTCTAAGGCACCACCACAAGTTATTTACTGTGGACCGTCAAACAAAGCTGTGGATGTCGTTACCG AGTACCTAATGAAGATTCCAAGCTTGAAAATTCTGCGAGTCTACAGTGATCAAGTCGAGCAAAAGGAATTCCCTATCCCTAACACTCTGAAGCCAGCAAGAACTACACGTAGTGATGACGAACTCAAAATTTCCAATGAAAAGGTCAGGTCAGTGTCCCTTCATCACGTGATCCGCAGCCCTGGTTGCCGGTTTGGGCAAGATTTGCGACAATTTGAAGAGGAATTTGCCGCGCAAAGAAGAAGAGGAGAAAACATTGGCGGGGAAGAGGCCAAGAAGTATCGCAAA CTAATCTCACAAGCAGAGCGATGGGCTCTTGAGAAGTCTGGCGCGCAGATTATACTTTGCACATGCGCAACAGCTGGTAGTCCAAGGATAATATCCTCGTGTGATAATATCCAAGAGTGCATTGTGGATGAATGTGGCATGTGCATGGAGACTGAATCTCTCGTTCCCATCACGTCCTCAGGGGCTCGACAAGTGGTTCTGATTGGTGACCACAAACAACTGCAGCCAGTCATTCAGGATCACGTAGCAAAAACACTTGGTTTGAGTGTGTCCATGTTTGAGAGGCATTCAAAACGGGCAATGATGCTAAAGCTGCAGTACAGGATG CACAAAGGTATTTGCGAATTTCCGTCCAAGCAATTCTACGATGGCGAACTTCAGACAGCTGATGTGGTAAAAGCACGCGATCCCAGCCCGATCACCTTTTGGCCCGCGATGATTCAACAGCAACGTGATATTCCTATTGTATTCTGCCACGTAGAAGGACAGGAAGAATCCTCACCCATAGCAACCGCAGAGAGCAGCGAAGAATCCAAATGGAACATGAAGGAAGTTCAAAAAGCC GTTTTCGTAGCGAAACATATTGCCAATCACTACAGGCCACAAGTGCGCATGTCAGACGTGGTCATACTGTCACCATACAGAGAACAGCGAAGCAAAATAAGCGAGCGACTGAAGGGAGCCTATGAAGAAATCTTAGTCACCACTGTAACAAAGAGTCAAG GAAGCGAATGGGATTATGTCATAATCTCTCTGGTTCGATCGATGGAGAAAGACGAAATCGATCTAGAACCCACTCAAAGCTGGCTCCGGGAACACCTGGGATTTTTGACTGATGAACATCAAATGAACGTGGCACTTACGCGTGCACGCAAAGGGCTTTGTATTATTG